One window from the genome of Spirosoma rhododendri encodes:
- a CDS encoding YybH family protein, with protein MKTMIYALGIGAMLTGCAKQEEPANVQSLNQQFIGAWNSRDASKVTGFLADDVDFVQGEVHYKGKAEVTDKWVNATMATTKDLKTSVVSSANDTQTAYEAGTFSVDVLPQGAGEKAGYGEGNYMLLWKKATDGTWKLSYAQLEDLPVQVKQ; from the coding sequence ATGAAAACGATGATTTATGCCCTGGGAATCGGGGCAATGCTAACGGGCTGTGCCAAGCAGGAAGAACCCGCTAATGTTCAGTCGCTGAATCAGCAGTTTATCGGTGCCTGGAACAGCCGGGATGCCAGCAAAGTGACCGGATTTCTAGCCGATGATGTTGACTTCGTACAGGGCGAGGTGCATTACAAGGGCAAAGCCGAAGTAACGGACAAGTGGGTCAATGCCACGATGGCTACTACGAAAGATCTGAAGACGAGTGTAGTCAGTTCGGCCAACGATACGCAAACGGCCTACGAAGCCGGTACGTTCTCGGTAGACGTGTTGCCACAGGGGGCCGGTGAAAAGGCAGGGTATGGCGAAGGCAACTATATGCTGCTTTGGAAAAAAGCCACCGACGGCACCTGGAAACTCAGCTACGCCCAGCTCGAAGACCTGCCAGTCCAGGTGAAGCAGTAA
- a CDS encoding YMGG-like glycine zipper-containing protein, producing MKTIHASALLVLLTVLTLVQSVQAQERRRWRPQAKGAAIGGAIGGAAGAIINKRNRLVGGLIGGAVGGAAGYAIGKRKDNKNKQEAARIAAANQAMAEQRAREEAANAAAERERIAAREKPKHGLGVASTVPVAIAAVPATLASSTQVIPASFLPNPTYGQADTPYASSQYLRRSW from the coding sequence ATGAAAACGATTCATGCTTCCGCCCTGCTTGTTCTGCTAACCGTACTGACATTGGTGCAATCGGTGCAGGCACAGGAACGTCGGAGATGGAGGCCGCAGGCCAAGGGAGCCGCTATCGGCGGGGCCATTGGCGGAGCGGCCGGTGCCATCATCAATAAGCGCAACCGGCTGGTCGGTGGGCTGATCGGTGGCGCGGTAGGTGGTGCCGCCGGGTACGCTATCGGTAAGCGCAAAGACAACAAGAATAAGCAGGAAGCGGCCCGTATTGCAGCCGCCAACCAGGCTATGGCCGAGCAGCGTGCCCGCGAGGAAGCTGCTAATGCCGCTGCGGAACGCGAACGTATTGCCGCCCGCGAAAAACCGAAGCACGGGCTGGGTGTAGCGTCTACGGTTCCGGTGGCCATCGCTGCTGTCCCCGCTACGCTGGCGTCATCGACGCAGGTCATTCCGGCTTCGTTCCTGCCCAACCCCACGTATGGGCAGGCCGACACGCCTTATGCGTCGTCGCAGTACCTGCGCCGTAGCTGGTAA
- a CDS encoding GNAT family N-acetyltransferase, protein MTNFTIAVAASADVPELNQLVNSAYRGDSSRQGWTTEADLLDGQRTSEADLLDLLSKPAGQILTYRVGGKLLGCVYLEQTGKKGYLGMLTVAPDVQTAGIGKRLLAEAEAVGRAAGCQTITMTVLTQRHELIAWYERRGYQSTGVTKPFPDDPRFGLPKQPLTFVFLSKSLV, encoded by the coding sequence ATGACCAACTTCACCATCGCAGTAGCCGCCAGCGCCGACGTGCCGGAATTGAATCAACTGGTCAACAGCGCGTACCGGGGCGATTCGTCGCGACAGGGCTGGACGACCGAGGCCGACCTGCTCGACGGGCAGCGTACCAGCGAGGCCGATCTACTGGATTTATTATCAAAGCCGGCAGGCCAAATTCTGACCTACCGCGTCGGGGGAAAACTGCTGGGTTGCGTTTATCTCGAACAGACGGGGAAAAAAGGGTATCTGGGTATGCTGACCGTAGCGCCCGACGTACAAACGGCCGGTATCGGCAAGCGGCTGCTGGCGGAGGCCGAAGCGGTCGGACGAGCGGCTGGTTGCCAGACGATTACGATGACTGTACTGACGCAACGACACGAGCTTATCGCTTGGTACGAACGGCGCGGTTACCAGTCGACCGGCGTAACAAAACCGTTTCCCGACGACCCACGCTTCGGTCTCCCCAAACAGCCACTGACGTTTGTTTTCCTGAGCAAATCACTGGTCTGA
- the pyrF gene encoding orotidine-5'-phosphate decarboxylase, which yields MTFDELSHQIFKKQSYLCVGLDTDPRKLPAHLLTEPDPVFAFNKAIIDATADFAVAYKPNIAFYEAQGPRGWESLQKTLEYIPGDCFTIADAKRGDIGNTSGLYARAFFDPSAAGLDFDSITVAPYMGQDSVEPFLEYPGKWVILLALTSNAGSADFQRLPTTPDGDVELFEAVMQTAKTWAGADRMMFVVGATQSTVFSRIRELTPDHFLLVPGVGAQGGSLADVSKCGLTESGGLLVNASRSILYASDGTDFADKARAEAQALQTEMATYLGQYCSRA from the coding sequence ATGACGTTCGACGAACTGAGCCATCAGATTTTCAAAAAACAGTCGTATCTGTGCGTTGGCCTCGATACTGACCCGCGTAAACTGCCCGCCCACCTACTGACCGAGCCTGACCCGGTTTTTGCCTTCAACAAAGCCATTATCGATGCAACGGCCGATTTCGCCGTCGCCTACAAGCCCAACATCGCGTTCTACGAAGCGCAGGGGCCGCGCGGGTGGGAGAGTCTACAAAAAACGCTCGAGTATATTCCCGGCGACTGCTTCACCATCGCCGACGCCAAACGGGGTGATATTGGTAATACCTCGGGCCTGTATGCGCGCGCTTTCTTCGACCCCTCAGCTGCTGGCCTTGACTTCGACTCAATAACGGTTGCGCCCTACATGGGGCAGGATTCGGTCGAACCCTTTCTGGAGTACCCCGGCAAATGGGTGATTCTGCTGGCGCTGACTTCTAATGCGGGCAGTGCTGATTTTCAGCGGTTGCCGACCACGCCCGATGGCGACGTTGAACTGTTTGAAGCCGTTATGCAGACGGCAAAGACCTGGGCCGGGGCCGATCGGATGATGTTTGTCGTGGGTGCCACCCAATCGACGGTGTTCAGCCGAATCCGCGAGTTGACCCCCGACCATTTTCTGCTGGTGCCGGGTGTTGGGGCACAGGGGGGAAGCCTGGCTGATGTTTCGAAATGCGGATTGACCGAATCGGGCGGGTTGCTGGTCAATGCGTCGCGGAGTATCCTATATGCGTCCGACGGAACCGATTTTGCCGATAAGGCACGGGCCGAAGCGCAGGCGCTGCAAACGGAAATGGCAACTTACCTGGGGCAGTACTGCTCACGCGCATGA
- the rfbC gene encoding dTDP-4-dehydrorhamnose 3,5-epimerase: MQVRHTAIEGLIELIPRVFEDERGYFFESYNKPLFASLGLPMDFVQDNQSFSVKGVLRGLHMQNEPFAQGKLVRVASGQVLDIAVDLRPDSPTFGKYETFLLDAKLANMAYIPEGFGHGFVALEDSIFTYKCTNVYNKASESGIIWNDPDLNIDWGVKNPIVSDKDQELLTLREVFPHVAV; the protein is encoded by the coding sequence ATGCAAGTTCGGCACACTGCCATCGAGGGCCTGATTGAACTGATTCCCCGCGTATTTGAAGACGAGCGCGGTTACTTTTTCGAGTCGTACAACAAGCCCCTGTTTGCTTCACTGGGTCTACCCATGGATTTCGTGCAGGATAATCAGTCGTTCTCGGTAAAGGGCGTACTGCGGGGGTTGCACATGCAGAATGAGCCCTTCGCACAGGGTAAACTGGTGCGGGTAGCAAGCGGACAGGTACTCGACATCGCCGTCGACCTGCGCCCTGATTCCCCCACCTTCGGCAAGTACGAAACGTTTTTGCTAGACGCCAAGCTAGCCAACATGGCCTACATTCCTGAAGGCTTCGGGCATGGTTTTGTAGCGCTGGAAGACAGCATCTTCACGTACAAATGCACCAACGTATATAATAAGGCGTCGGAGTCGGGCATTATCTGGAACGACCCCGACCTCAATATTGACTGGGGCGTCAAAAATCCCATTGTGTCGGACAAAGACCAGGAGCTACTAACGCTCCGCGAAGTATTCCCCCACGTAGCAGTTTAG